In Poecile atricapillus isolate bPoeAtr1 chromosome 9, bPoeAtr1.hap1, whole genome shotgun sequence, the following are encoded in one genomic region:
- the CHST13 gene encoding carbohydrate sulfotransferase 13 isoform X1 — protein MRRSRAPRLALAAGLGSLLLVLFYFQSSLSPASEEMRSTWRGKAGRSPLQALYESDQFEQSSLQAVHQQRREMLSNVCSRYTRKRRLLQPDDLRHLVVDDTHGLLYCYVPKVACTNWKRVMMVLTGQGKYQDPLGIPAHEAHVPSNLRTLSEYSVPEINYRLRSYLKFVFVREPFERLVSAYRNKFTLSYNTAFHKRYGTKIIRRHRREPSERALERGDDVRFEEFVYYLLDPRTQQEEPFNEHWERVHSLCHPCIIHYDVVGKYETLAEDANYILQLVGADTSVKFPASSKTTRTTDDMTAQFFQDISPFYQRRLFNLYKMDYLLFNYSIPSYLRIR, from the exons aTGCGGCGGAGCCGGGCGCCCCGGCTGGCGCTGGCCGCCGGCCTCGGCTCGCTCCTGCTCGTCCTCTTCTActtccagagcagcctcagcccaG CCTCCGAAGAGATGAGATCCACCTGGCGAGGCAAGGCTGGTCGCAGCCCACTCCAGGCCCTGTATGAGAGCGACCAG tttgAGCAGTCGTCCCTGCAGGCCGTTCACCAGCAGAGAAGGGAGATGTTGAGCAACGTCTGCAGCCGTTACACCCGCAAGCGGCGTCTCCTGCAGCCGGATGACTTGCGGCACTTGGTGGTGGATGACACGCACGGGCTGCTCTACTGCTACGTGCCCAAAGTGGCCTGCACTAACTGGAAGCGGGTGATGATGGTCCTGACGGGGCAAGGCAAGTACCAGGACCCGCTGGGAATCCCTGCCCATGAGGCCCACGTCCCCTCCAACCTGCGCACCCTCTCCGAGTACAGCGTTCCCGAGATCAACTACCGCCTGCGCAGCTACCTCAAGTTCGTCTTCGTGCGGGAGCCCTTCGAGCGCCTGGTCTCGGCCTACCGCAACAAGTTCACTCTCAGCTACAACACGGCCTTCCACAAGCGCTACGGGACCAAGATCATCCGGCGGCACCGGCGGGAGCCCAGCGAGCGCGCCCTGGAGCGCGGGGACGACGTGCGCTTTGAGGAGTTCGTGTACTACCTGCTGGATCCACGGACACAGCAGGAGGAGCCTTTCAACGAGCACTGGGAGCGGGTGCACTCGCTCTGCCACCCCTGCATCATCCACTACGACGTGGTGGGCAAGTATGAGACCTTGGCCGAAGATGCCAACTACATCCTGCAGCTGGTGGGGGCCGACACGAGCGTCAAGTTCCCGGCTTCATCCAAGACCACCAGGACGACAGACGACATGACAGCCCAGTTCTTCCAGGACATTAGCCCCTTCTACCAAAGGAGACTCTTTAATTTATACAAAA
- the CHST13 gene encoding carbohydrate sulfotransferase 13 isoform X2, giving the protein MRSTWRGKAGRSPLQALYESDQFEQSSLQAVHQQRREMLSNVCSRYTRKRRLLQPDDLRHLVVDDTHGLLYCYVPKVACTNWKRVMMVLTGQGKYQDPLGIPAHEAHVPSNLRTLSEYSVPEINYRLRSYLKFVFVREPFERLVSAYRNKFTLSYNTAFHKRYGTKIIRRHRREPSERALERGDDVRFEEFVYYLLDPRTQQEEPFNEHWERVHSLCHPCIIHYDVVGKYETLAEDANYILQLVGADTSVKFPASSKTTRTTDDMTAQFFQDISPFYQRRLFNLYKMDYLLFNYSIPSYLRIR; this is encoded by the exons ATGAGATCCACCTGGCGAGGCAAGGCTGGTCGCAGCCCACTCCAGGCCCTGTATGAGAGCGACCAG tttgAGCAGTCGTCCCTGCAGGCCGTTCACCAGCAGAGAAGGGAGATGTTGAGCAACGTCTGCAGCCGTTACACCCGCAAGCGGCGTCTCCTGCAGCCGGATGACTTGCGGCACTTGGTGGTGGATGACACGCACGGGCTGCTCTACTGCTACGTGCCCAAAGTGGCCTGCACTAACTGGAAGCGGGTGATGATGGTCCTGACGGGGCAAGGCAAGTACCAGGACCCGCTGGGAATCCCTGCCCATGAGGCCCACGTCCCCTCCAACCTGCGCACCCTCTCCGAGTACAGCGTTCCCGAGATCAACTACCGCCTGCGCAGCTACCTCAAGTTCGTCTTCGTGCGGGAGCCCTTCGAGCGCCTGGTCTCGGCCTACCGCAACAAGTTCACTCTCAGCTACAACACGGCCTTCCACAAGCGCTACGGGACCAAGATCATCCGGCGGCACCGGCGGGAGCCCAGCGAGCGCGCCCTGGAGCGCGGGGACGACGTGCGCTTTGAGGAGTTCGTGTACTACCTGCTGGATCCACGGACACAGCAGGAGGAGCCTTTCAACGAGCACTGGGAGCGGGTGCACTCGCTCTGCCACCCCTGCATCATCCACTACGACGTGGTGGGCAAGTATGAGACCTTGGCCGAAGATGCCAACTACATCCTGCAGCTGGTGGGGGCCGACACGAGCGTCAAGTTCCCGGCTTCATCCAAGACCACCAGGACGACAGACGACATGACAGCCCAGTTCTTCCAGGACATTAGCCCCTTCTACCAAAGGAGACTCTTTAATTTATACAAAA